One part of the Lysobacterales bacterium genome encodes these proteins:
- a CDS encoding 1-acyl-sn-glycerol-3-phosphate acyltransferase translates to MNYASDSPARVRQRDPWRALRYALRVPVLLLHLLLCLPLTVLLINPITRRIGRGRDRLDFRVIRLWSTGLLRIFGFRIRQYGQPLPGGVLFVANHVAWLDITLMHSRHVVGFVAKAEISRWPLIGWLASRGGTIYHHRGNNESLHGVMHQMVTRLQAGLPVGVFPEGRTTDGLKVHTFHARIFQPALAAGAIVQPVALRYGERGSAQALVAFQPGESFLQNFLRVLGDPPRVAEVHFLAPIEPSDEGRRRIAETARAQIAEAMDS, encoded by the coding sequence ATGAACTACGCCTCGGACTCGCCAGCGCGCGTGCGGCAGCGCGACCCCTGGCGCGCGCTGCGCTATGCGCTGCGCGTGCCGGTGCTGCTGCTGCACCTGCTGCTGTGCCTGCCGCTGACCGTGCTGTTGATCAACCCGATCACCCGGCGCATCGGCCGCGGCCGCGACCGCCTCGACTTCCGCGTGATCCGCCTGTGGTCGACCGGACTGCTGCGAATCTTCGGCTTTCGCATCCGCCAGTACGGTCAGCCCCTTCCCGGGGGCGTGCTGTTCGTCGCCAACCATGTCGCCTGGCTCGACATCACCCTGATGCACAGCCGCCATGTGGTGGGCTTCGTCGCCAAGGCCGAGATCAGCCGCTGGCCGCTGATCGGCTGGCTGGCCAGCCGCGGCGGCACCATCTATCACCATCGCGGCAACAACGAATCCCTGCACGGCGTCATGCACCAGATGGTGACCCGCCTGCAGGCAGGGCTGCCGGTCGGTGTCTTCCCCGAGGGACGCACCACCGACGGTCTGAAGGTGCACACCTTCCATGCGCGGATCTTCCAGCCGGCGCTGGCGGCCGGCGCCATCGTGCAGCCCGTGGCCCTGCGCTACGGCGAGCGCGGCAGCGCCCAGGCTCTGGTCGCCTTCCAGCCGGGCGAGAGCTTCCTGCAGAATTTCCTGCGCGTGCTGGGCGACCCGCCGCGGGTCGCCGAGGTGCATTTCCTCGCGCCGATCGAACCCAGCGACGAGGGGCGGCGGCGCATCGCCGAGACTGCGCGCGCGCAGATCGCCGAGGCGATGGACAGCTGA
- a CDS encoding nitronate monooxygenase: protein MPLPALLENRLRLPLVGAPMFIVSGPELVAAQCKAGIVGSFPSLNARPLSQLDEWLAQLSEDLGAAHAASTPGDPVAPFAVNLIVHASNNRLAEDLKLVEKYRVPVVITSLSPPAEVVAAVHGYGGVVFHDVISRRHAEKAAAQGVDGLIAVCAGAGGHAGPLSPFALVREIRQFYPGTILLSGAMASGADVLAAQAIGADLAYLGTRFIATPEARAVDDYKQMLVDCRAEDIVYSSLFTGVKGNYLKPSITRAGFDADNLPEADKSKMDFGSGGNTDAKAWKDIWGAGQGVGGIHAVQPVRELVLQMQAEYREAVQRLERIRST, encoded by the coding sequence ATGCCCCTTCCCGCCTTGCTCGAAAACCGCCTGCGTCTGCCGCTCGTTGGCGCGCCGATGTTCATCGTCTCCGGCCCCGAGCTGGTGGCCGCGCAGTGCAAGGCCGGCATCGTCGGCAGCTTTCCATCGCTCAACGCGCGGCCGCTGTCGCAGCTGGACGAATGGCTGGCCCAGCTCAGCGAGGACCTCGGCGCGGCGCATGCGGCCTCAACGCCAGGCGACCCGGTGGCGCCCTTCGCGGTCAACCTCATCGTGCACGCCAGCAACAATCGTCTGGCCGAGGATCTGAAGCTGGTCGAGAAGTACCGGGTGCCTGTGGTGATCACCAGCCTGTCGCCGCCCGCGGAAGTTGTTGCGGCCGTCCACGGCTACGGCGGCGTGGTCTTCCATGACGTGATCAGCCGGCGTCATGCGGAGAAAGCCGCGGCGCAGGGCGTGGACGGGCTGATCGCCGTCTGCGCCGGTGCGGGCGGCCATGCGGGCCCCTTGAGCCCGTTCGCGCTGGTGCGCGAGATCCGCCAGTTCTATCCGGGCACGATCCTGCTGTCGGGGGCGATGGCCTCGGGCGCGGACGTGCTGGCGGCGCAGGCGATCGGTGCGGATCTCGCCTACCTCGGCACGCGCTTCATCGCCACGCCGGAGGCGCGCGCGGTCGACGACTACAAGCAGATGCTGGTGGACTGCCGCGCCGAGGACATCGTCTACAGCTCGCTGTTCACCGGGGTCAAAGGCAACTATCTGAAGCCCAGCATCACCCGCGCCGGCTTCGATGCCGACAACCTGCCCGAGGCCGACAAATCGAAGATGGACTTCGGCTCCGGCGGCAATACCGATGCCAAGGCCTGGAAGGACATCTGGGGCGCAGGGCAGGGCGTGGGCGGCATCCATGCGGTGCAGCCGGTGCGCGAGCTGGTGCTGCAGATGCAGGCCGAGTACCGCGAGGCCGTGCAGCGGCTGGAGCGCATCCGCTCGACCTGA
- a CDS encoding alpha/beta fold hydrolase gives MRAEFQPPRLLRNPHLQSVLASSRLRRYALSARSRLEHDAEVSELHCPGGARLQGFITRQQASPESRGLVMLLHGWEGSARSNYILDTGSELLQRGFDVFRLNFRDHGDTHHLNPELFSSNRIEEVVEAVALVQQQYAPPRFAVAGFSLGGNFALRVALRAPAAGIRLDHAAAVCPVISPEAGLSAIERAPWFYEHYFMLKWTGSLKRKQLLFPERYRFTPTEFRSGMRELTRILVERHTALGSLDAYLDSYSIAGDRLAPLQVPVSILTAADDPVIPVADFHQLQLPAHARLQIARHGGHCGFFDGFNARSHASHWVAERIQHALDGHAR, from the coding sequence ATGCGGGCGGAGTTCCAGCCGCCGCGTCTGCTGCGCAATCCCCACCTGCAGTCGGTGCTGGCCAGCAGCCGGCTGCGTCGCTATGCGCTGAGCGCGCGCTCGCGCTTGGAACACGACGCCGAGGTGAGCGAACTGCACTGCCCCGGCGGCGCGCGCCTGCAGGGCTTCATCACCCGCCAACAGGCCAGCCCCGAAAGCCGCGGGCTGGTGATGCTGCTGCACGGCTGGGAGGGCAGCGCCCGCTCGAACTACATCCTCGATACCGGCAGCGAGCTGCTCCAGCGCGGCTTCGACGTGTTCCGGCTCAACTTCCGCGACCACGGCGATACCCATCACCTGAACCCGGAGTTGTTCAGCTCGAATCGCATCGAGGAAGTGGTTGAGGCCGTCGCCCTGGTGCAGCAGCAGTACGCGCCGCCGCGCTTCGCGGTGGCGGGCTTCTCGCTCGGCGGCAACTTCGCGCTGCGGGTGGCGCTGCGCGCCCCCGCGGCGGGCATCCGCCTCGATCATGCGGCGGCCGTGTGCCCGGTCATCAGCCCCGAGGCGGGCTTGAGCGCGATCGAGCGCGCGCCCTGGTTCTACGAGCACTACTTCATGCTCAAGTGGACCGGTTCGCTGAAGCGCAAGCAGCTGCTGTTTCCCGAGCGCTACCGTTTCACCCCGACGGAGTTCCGCAGCGGCATGCGTGAGCTCACCCGCATCCTGGTCGAACGCCACACCGCGCTGGGCAGCCTTGACGCCTACCTCGACAGCTACTCGATCGCCGGCGACCGGCTGGCGCCGCTGCAGGTGCCGGTGAGCATCCTCACCGCGGCCGATGACCCGGTGATCCCGGTGGCCGACTTCCACCAGCTGCAGCTGCCCGCGCACGCGCGGCTGCAGATCGCGCGCCACGGCGGCCACTGCGGCTTCTTCGACGGCTTCAACGCGCGCAGCCACGCCAGCCACTGGGTCGCCGAGCGTATCCAGCATGCGCTGGACGGACACGCCCGGTAG
- a CDS encoding alpha/beta hydrolase: MHSHTFAGAAGLRLAASVGGPLEGQPIVLLHGGGQTRHAWRHVAADLARAGRRVISLDLRGHGDSAWSAEADYSFDGFAADLREVLATLTEPPALVGASLGGLTSLLVAGEDPPVELRALVLVDVVPRLEREGVMQIVRFMLAHADGFASLDEAADAVAAYLPHRPRPESAAGLRKNLREGADGRLRWHWDPKLLLGERVPDPEPAIARFEAACRHVRVPTLLVRGARSEMVTEAGVQDFLRLIPAAEYIDVSEAGHMVAGDDNDAFNVAVKNFLARLP; this comes from the coding sequence ATGCACAGTCACACCTTTGCCGGCGCGGCCGGACTGCGACTCGCCGCGAGCGTGGGTGGCCCGCTGGAGGGCCAACCGATTGTGCTGCTGCACGGCGGTGGCCAGACCCGCCACGCCTGGCGTCACGTCGCCGCGGATCTCGCCCGCGCCGGTCGCCGCGTCATCAGCCTTGATCTGCGCGGCCACGGCGACAGCGCCTGGTCGGCCGAGGCCGACTACAGCTTCGACGGCTTCGCTGCCGACCTGCGCGAAGTGCTGGCAACGCTGACCGAACCCCCGGCCCTGGTCGGCGCCTCACTGGGCGGGCTGACCTCGCTGCTGGTCGCGGGCGAAGACCCGCCGGTCGAGCTGCGCGCGCTGGTGCTGGTCGATGTGGTCCCGCGCCTGGAGCGCGAGGGCGTGATGCAGATCGTGCGCTTCATGCTGGCGCATGCCGACGGCTTCGCCAGCCTCGATGAGGCCGCCGATGCTGTCGCCGCCTACCTGCCGCATCGCCCGCGCCCGGAGAGCGCCGCCGGCCTGCGCAAGAACCTGCGCGAGGGTGCCGATGGCCGCCTGCGCTGGCACTGGGATCCAAAGCTGCTGCTCGGCGAGCGCGTGCCCGACCCCGAGCCCGCCATCGCGCGCTTCGAGGCAGCGTGTCGACACGTGCGCGTGCCGACCCTGCTGGTGCGCGGCGCGCGCAGCGAGATGGTGACCGAGGCGGGCGTGCAGGATTTTCTGCGCCTGATTCCCGCCGCCGAGTACATCGACGTGAGCGAGGCCGGCCACATGGTCGCCGGCGACGATAACGACGCCTTCAACGTGGCGGTCAAGAATTTCCTGGCGCGGCTGCCGTGA
- the rpmG gene encoding 50S ribosomal protein L33, whose translation MASKRDKIRLISSAGTGHFYTTDKNKKTMPSKMEIKKYDPVVRKHVMYKEGKIK comes from the coding sequence ATGGCATCCAAGCGCGACAAGATCCGCCTGATCTCCTCCGCCGGCACCGGTCACTTCTACACGACCGACAAGAACAAGAAGACCATGCCGTCGAAGATGGAAATCAAGAAGTACGATCCCGTGGTTCGCAAGCACGTGATGTACAAGGAAGGCAAGATCAAGTAA
- the rpmB gene encoding 50S ribosomal protein L28, which yields MARVCQVSGKAVQSGNNVSHANNRTRRRWLPNLHERRFWVPSEKRWVKLRVSTHALRTIDKNGIEAVIAELRARGEKI from the coding sequence ATGGCACGCGTTTGCCAAGTGTCCGGAAAGGCCGTTCAAAGCGGCAACAATGTTTCGCACGCCAACAACAGAACCCGCCGCCGCTGGCTGCCGAACCTGCACGAGCGCCGGTTCTGGGTCCCCAGCGAGAAGCGCTGGGTCAAGCTGCGCGTTTCCACCCACGCCCTGCGCACCATCGACAAGAACGGCATCGAAGCCGTGATCGCCGAGCTGCGCGCCCGCGGCGAGAAGATCTAA
- a CDS encoding uroporphyrinogen-III C-methyltransferase yields the protein MSDTPPRPETSPAPAKRGRGLLWFALVLLAAAGGGAGYVHYELQRVRGAAVDAEAWRLEAEALNARLSALDRQLAQYDGGRRSLDERTAELASNQRVIRQELLGMGERAATIEDAVARLSDQRLRGEIALKLNEIEGLLVLADQRLLLARDRAGARTALQLALSALDTIEDPLYAGLALPLRAELAQLDALPADPLPGLRATLANALSALPGLPRAPLQEARGAASAGMGRLQQALSGLVTVRRTDEAAAVLTGSAREAALEALQLDLRVALLAAEARDADALSAALSRAQSAFARLFDADDARVRGLSEALAALKPADLAAPLPTLGASLAELRALRGSRPRLPEASDPPSPAIEAPPAAADPVEPEPALLLELEPETEGEPGSRA from the coding sequence GTGAGCGACACGCCGCCTCGCCCCGAAACCTCTCCCGCCCCGGCCAAGCGCGGTCGCGGCCTGCTCTGGTTCGCCCTGGTCCTGCTGGCCGCAGCCGGCGGCGGCGCGGGCTATGTCCACTACGAGCTGCAGCGCGTGCGCGGTGCGGCGGTCGACGCCGAGGCCTGGCGGCTGGAGGCGGAGGCCCTGAACGCGCGGCTGTCGGCGCTGGATCGCCAGCTTGCGCAGTACGACGGCGGCCGCCGCAGCCTGGACGAGCGCACCGCTGAACTGGCCAGCAACCAGCGCGTGATCCGTCAGGAGCTGCTCGGTATGGGCGAGCGCGCAGCCACCATCGAAGACGCCGTCGCCCGCCTGTCAGATCAGCGCCTGCGCGGCGAGATCGCGCTCAAGCTCAACGAAATCGAAGGTCTGCTGGTGCTCGCCGACCAGCGCCTGCTGCTGGCGCGCGATCGCGCCGGCGCGCGCACCGCCCTGCAGCTTGCGCTGTCGGCGCTCGATACCATCGAGGATCCGCTCTACGCCGGTCTCGCCCTGCCGCTGCGCGCTGAGCTGGCGCAGCTCGATGCTCTGCCGGCCGATCCCCTGCCGGGACTGCGCGCGACCCTGGCGAACGCACTGTCGGCGCTGCCCGGCCTGCCGCGCGCGCCCCTGCAGGAAGCCCGCGGCGCGGCCTCGGCCGGCATGGGCCGACTGCAGCAGGCGCTGTCCGGTCTGGTCACCGTGCGCCGCACCGACGAGGCCGCGGCCGTGCTGACCGGCAGCGCGCGCGAGGCCGCGCTGGAAGCCCTGCAGCTCGACCTGCGCGTGGCTCTGCTCGCCGCCGAGGCCCGCGATGCAGACGCCCTGTCGGCAGCGCTGTCGCGCGCGCAGTCCGCCTTCGCCCGGCTGTTCGATGCGGACGATGCGCGCGTTCGCGGGCTCAGCGAAGCGCTGGCCGCCCTGAAACCCGCCGATCTCGCCGCCCCGCTGCCCACGCTTGGCGCCAGCCTGGCCGAGCTGCGCGCCTTGCGCGGCAGTCGCCCGCGGCTGCCGGAGGCGTCCGATCCGCCGTCGCCCGCGATTGAAGCCCCGCCGGCGGCTGCGGATCCCGTCGAGCCCGAGCCAGCGCTTCTGCTTGAGCTTGAGCCCGAGACGGAAGGCGAGCCCGGGTCGCGCGCATGA
- a CDS encoding 4'-phosphopantetheinyl transferase superfamily protein: protein MSDLPDLEPGDVHLLWSPAPEPRPGGRRDGLEALLRSALAPYADLPPAALRFGREPRGRPFLQESRLPGLQFSLSDTVGGCLLAVANGLRIGVDLERADRRMPALRLARRYFASSEFEALSALPDSLREQTFLQAWTAKEAACKATGSGLRNRLDAWVFDLDRRATQPRLLAAPAEAGDAAAWRFLRFAPAPGFTAVLATPSPPARVLSAARA from the coding sequence ATGAGCGACCTGCCTGACCTCGAACCCGGCGACGTGCACCTGCTGTGGTCACCGGCACCGGAGCCGCGCCCCGGCGGCCGCCGCGACGGGCTGGAGGCGCTGCTGCGCTCGGCGCTCGCCCCCTATGCCGACCTGCCGCCGGCCGCGCTGCGCTTCGGTCGCGAGCCGCGCGGGCGACCCTTCCTGCAGGAATCGCGTCTGCCCGGGCTGCAGTTCAGCCTGAGCGACACCGTCGGTGGCTGTCTGCTGGCGGTGGCGAACGGGCTGCGCATTGGCGTGGATCTGGAGCGCGCGGACCGCCGCATGCCCGCGCTGCGGCTGGCGCGCCGCTACTTCGCATCGAGTGAGTTCGAGGCCCTGTCCGCCCTGCCCGACTCTCTGCGCGAGCAGACGTTTCTGCAGGCCTGGACGGCCAAGGAAGCCGCCTGCAAGGCGACCGGCAGCGGCCTGCGCAACCGCTTGGACGCCTGGGTCTTCGACCTTGACCGGCGGGCGACTCAACCGAGACTGTTGGCGGCGCCTGCCGAGGCCGGCGATGCGGCCGCATGGCGCTTCCTGCGCTTCGCGCCGGCGCCCGGCTTCACGGCAGTGCTGGCAACGCCGTCGCCACCCGCGCGCGTGCTCAGCGCCGCGCGCGCCTGA
- a CDS encoding tetratricopeptide repeat protein, translating into MLQPIQDALRRNEPDTAIRLAREALTSLPSSPDLLHLLALALLQKGRREEGEDTLAQAIALAPHRGAFLLTRADLASARGDLEAAYADLRQSVELDPNLLAGYVGLARLEVLRGELDLAETRIKYGRRIDAENPALLRAEAELAAARGNLDAALSALDRALKQQPNHPDLHYDLAMILQRRGLPAVAAQALRNCLKLAPGLRVAERMLVTVLLDANEIPAAQEQLLEILRKEPGDAGAWGLLGQIAHSLGNAAGAEQATLQSLVLAPEQPALIGRLLDLWNRADALPRARAALDALLEQHPQVTAFWNARFSLDLSSPEGESVLERWRLAQPNSLDMREATAQRAATLGDHTLAEQIATEVLAVEPQRVGAALILVNGERQRDPAAALERLAALAQRPLNLPLSRSIASLRGLLLDRFDRIDEAHDVWFGVHAVQADQPLPGLPLPALLPAGPALAAEAPRGAAARFLWPLPGTPVGTVLSCLGALAPFLVDRLGNPRRIDGLGPLRPQAGHHGEQGAEAVWREQIAQVGVAPEQVVDVLPHVDAAVLSALPEARLLVLLSDPRELLLNWIAFGSLQNYSVQSPQRMAVWLAEALEQLRLRLAAEPTRVHLLTVDALAADPQAALREAATFLGLEGEPGDYANARSAAGDVFELAPGRWRSYASGALGEAFELLAPTAEALGFTR; encoded by the coding sequence ATGCTCCAGCCCATCCAGGACGCGCTGCGGCGCAACGAACCCGATACCGCGATCCGTCTGGCGCGCGAAGCGCTGACCAGCCTGCCGAGCAGCCCAGACCTGCTGCATCTGCTGGCCCTGGCGCTGCTGCAGAAGGGCCGGCGCGAGGAGGGCGAGGACACGCTGGCACAGGCGATCGCGCTGGCGCCGCACCGCGGCGCCTTTCTGCTGACGCGCGCCGACCTGGCCTCCGCACGGGGCGATCTTGAGGCCGCCTACGCTGATCTGCGGCAGTCCGTCGAACTGGATCCGAACCTGCTGGCGGGCTACGTGGGGCTTGCCCGTCTGGAGGTGCTGCGCGGTGAGCTGGATCTCGCCGAGACCCGCATCAAATACGGCCGCCGCATCGACGCGGAGAACCCCGCACTGCTGCGCGCCGAGGCGGAGCTTGCGGCGGCGCGCGGAAACCTTGATGCCGCACTCTCTGCGCTCGATCGCGCTCTGAAGCAGCAGCCCAACCACCCCGATCTGCATTACGACCTGGCCATGATCCTGCAGCGCCGCGGCCTGCCCGCGGTCGCCGCGCAGGCCCTGCGCAATTGCCTGAAGCTCGCGCCCGGGCTGCGCGTGGCTGAGCGCATGCTGGTGACCGTGCTGCTGGATGCCAACGAGATTCCAGCCGCCCAAGAGCAGCTGCTGGAGATTCTGCGCAAGGAGCCGGGCGACGCCGGCGCCTGGGGGCTGCTGGGACAGATCGCGCATTCCTTGGGCAACGCCGCCGGGGCCGAGCAGGCGACCCTGCAGAGCCTCGTCCTCGCGCCCGAGCAGCCCGCGCTGATCGGCCGCCTGCTCGATCTGTGGAACCGCGCCGATGCGCTGCCGCGCGCGCGCGCCGCCCTCGACGCGCTGCTGGAGCAGCATCCGCAGGTCACCGCGTTCTGGAACGCGCGCTTCAGCCTCGACCTCTCCTCGCCGGAAGGTGAGAGCGTGCTGGAACGCTGGCGCCTGGCCCAGCCGAACAGCCTCGATATGCGCGAGGCCACGGCCCAGCGCGCGGCCACGCTCGGCGATCACACGCTCGCCGAGCAGATCGCGACCGAAGTCCTGGCGGTGGAGCCCCAGCGCGTCGGCGCAGCCCTGATCCTGGTCAACGGCGAGCGCCAGCGCGATCCGGCGGCGGCGCTGGAGCGTCTGGCCGCGCTTGCGCAGCGCCCGCTCAACCTGCCGCTGAGCCGCAGCATCGCAAGCCTGCGCGGACTTCTGCTGGACCGCTTCGACCGCATCGACGAAGCCCATGACGTGTGGTTCGGGGTGCACGCGGTGCAAGCCGACCAGCCCCTGCCGGGCCTGCCGCTGCCCGCGCTGCTGCCTGCAGGCCCGGCGCTGGCGGCAGAGGCTCCGCGTGGCGCCGCCGCGCGCTTCCTGTGGCCGCTGCCGGGCACTCCGGTCGGCACCGTGCTTTCGTGCCTTGGTGCACTCGCGCCCTTCCTGGTCGATCGCCTTGGCAACCCGCGTCGCATCGACGGCCTGGGGCCGCTGCGCCCGCAGGCGGGACACCACGGCGAGCAGGGTGCGGAAGCGGTATGGCGTGAGCAGATCGCGCAGGTCGGCGTCGCGCCCGAGCAGGTGGTGGACGTGCTGCCGCACGTCGACGCCGCCGTGCTCTCGGCCCTGCCGGAGGCGCGCCTGCTGGTGCTGCTGTCCGACCCGCGCGAGCTGCTGCTGAACTGGATCGCCTTCGGCTCGCTGCAGAACTATTCCGTGCAGAGTCCGCAGCGGATGGCCGTCTGGCTGGCTGAAGCGCTGGAGCAGCTGCGCCTGCGCCTGGCCGCCGAGCCTACGCGCGTGCACCTGCTGACCGTCGATGCGCTGGCCGCGGACCCCCAGGCGGCGCTGCGCGAGGCGGCCACATTCCTCGGGCTCGAGGGCGAGCCCGGCGACTACGCGAATGCACGCAGCGCAGCCGGCGATGTCTTCGAGCTTGCGCCCGGGCGCTGGCGCAGCTATGCCAGCGGCGCGCTGGGCGAGGCCTTCGAACTGCTTGCGCCGACCGCGGAAGCCCTGGGCTTCACGCGCTGA